Proteins found in one Sphingomonas sp. SORGH_AS_0879 genomic segment:
- a CDS encoding sensor histidine kinase translates to MPQGPVPQGPVHRDAHVLAGINRILQEALRASTEEELGRLCLEVAEDLTGAEFSFFGERGPSHDRLDHIAISERGWAAWRGDDPDYSERQLPNGMKIHGIFGQVILQNRSLIVNDPASHPDRVGTPDGHPGLRNFLGVPLRRDGETFAMFALGNHPTGFTERELAIAEELAPAIVQALLRKRAEVASRASERRLLSLIQGIPQLVWTATRDGQWTWASAQWVAMTGLSVEQSLGDGWLAAVHPDDRDAARRFWESASENGDLAMEGRLRHGQTGRYRWFKTRATPVHDDHGRVVEWFGTSTDIDTLRRLRERQETLVAELQHRVRNILTIVRSIFTRTVESGGPIDEIADHFRGRLDSLARTQVVATQTRSGKIDLENLIRDELLGVGAIEDERLSIEGPDVALPADTAESIGLAIHELTTNALKYGALRHPAGRLTIAWGIEHKSNNKCELIVKWDETGVPAMPVPPVRQGFGTELIREALPYGLGARTRLEFRGGGVLCVVSLPWSADDTDPVNRSAEG, encoded by the coding sequence ATGCCCCAGGGCCCGGTGCCCCAAGGCCCGGTGCACCGCGATGCGCATGTGCTGGCCGGCATCAACCGCATCCTTCAGGAAGCGCTGCGCGCCTCGACCGAAGAGGAACTGGGTCGACTGTGCCTGGAGGTGGCGGAGGACCTGACCGGAGCGGAATTCAGCTTCTTCGGCGAACGGGGCCCATCGCACGACCGGCTGGACCATATCGCGATCAGCGAGCGCGGCTGGGCCGCCTGGCGCGGCGACGATCCCGATTACAGCGAGCGACAGCTTCCCAACGGCATGAAGATCCACGGCATCTTCGGCCAGGTGATCCTTCAGAATCGCAGCCTGATCGTCAACGATCCCGCCAGCCATCCCGACCGGGTGGGCACGCCCGACGGGCATCCGGGGCTGCGCAACTTCCTGGGCGTGCCGCTGCGCCGCGATGGCGAGACCTTCGCGATGTTCGCCCTCGGCAACCACCCGACCGGCTTCACCGAACGCGAACTGGCGATCGCCGAGGAACTGGCCCCCGCCATCGTCCAGGCGCTTCTGCGCAAACGCGCCGAGGTCGCCTCCCGCGCCAGCGAGCGCCGCCTGCTGTCGCTGATCCAGGGGATACCGCAACTGGTGTGGACCGCGACGCGCGACGGCCAATGGACCTGGGCGAGCGCGCAATGGGTGGCGATGACCGGCCTGTCGGTCGAGCAAAGCCTGGGCGATGGCTGGCTGGCCGCCGTCCATCCCGACGACCGGGACGCCGCACGCCGTTTCTGGGAAAGCGCGAGCGAGAATGGCGATCTGGCGATGGAGGGACGGCTGCGCCACGGCCAGACCGGACGCTATCGCTGGTTCAAGACGCGCGCGACGCCGGTGCATGATGATCATGGCCGGGTGGTCGAATGGTTCGGCACCTCGACCGACATCGACACGCTGCGCCGCCTGCGCGAACGGCAGGAGACCCTGGTCGCCGAGTTGCAGCACCGGGTGCGCAACATCCTGACCATCGTCCGGTCGATCTTCACCCGCACGGTCGAAAGCGGCGGTCCGATCGACGAGATCGCGGACCATTTCCGCGGGCGGCTCGACTCGCTGGCGCGCACGCAGGTCGTCGCGACCCAGACGCGGTCGGGCAAGATCGACCTGGAAAACCTGATCCGCGACGAACTGCTGGGCGTCGGCGCGATCGAGGACGAAAGGCTGTCGATCGAGGGGCCAGACGTGGCCCTGCCCGCCGATACCGCCGAGTCGATCGGGCTGGCGATCCATGAATTGACCACCAATGCGCTCAAATACGGGGCACTGCGCCACCCCGCCGGCAGGCTCACCATCGCATGGGGAATCGAACATAAATCAAATAATAAATGCGAACTGATTGTAAAATGGGATGAAACAGGTGTACCAGCGATGCCGGTCCCACCCGTACGCCAGGGATTCGGGACCGAGTTGATCCGTGAGGCTTTGCCCTATGGGCTGGGTGCACGGACCAGACTGGAATTTCGCGGTGGCGGCGTGCTGTGCGTGGTATCCCTGCCATGGAGCGCGGACGACACCGATCCTGTGAACCGGAGCGCCGAGGGATGA
- a CDS encoding Rrf2 family transcriptional regulator, translating to MPTSTRFVVSLHMLALMAEHGDTPLRSEDIAVSVNSNAAVVRALLLRLAAAGLTRSQLGNRGGAMLAKSSADIRLVDVYQAVEDRNFFAFHRQPPDGEGMIDRHITASLETMLTPVREALEDKLAGLTLDDVLDDIRGRAGVLSDQAQIGRAAVGEQRRQAAG from the coding sequence TTGCCGACCAGCACCCGTTTTGTCGTCTCGCTGCATATGCTCGCCCTGATGGCCGAGCATGGCGACACGCCGCTGCGCTCCGAGGATATCGCGGTCAGCGTCAATTCCAACGCGGCGGTGGTCCGCGCGCTGCTGCTGCGGCTGGCGGCGGCGGGGTTGACCCGGTCGCAACTGGGCAATCGCGGTGGTGCTATGCTGGCCAAGTCCTCCGCCGATATCCGGCTGGTGGATGTGTATCAGGCGGTGGAGGATCGCAACTTCTTCGCCTTTCACCGCCAGCCGCCCGATGGCGAGGGGATGATCGACCGGCACATCACGGCCAGCCTGGAGACGATGCTGACCCCGGTGCGCGAGGCGCTGGAGGACAAGCTCGCCGGGCTGACGCTGGACGATGTGCTCGACGATATTCGCGGGCGTGCCGGGGTCCTGTCAGATCAGGCGCAGATCGGTCGTGCGGCTGTCGGGGAACAGCGGCGCCAGGCGGCTGGCTGA
- a CDS encoding Crp/Fnr family transcriptional regulator, with translation MTPAIAASAASPETVATAAIRRLSALSPLDTGDMAVLDRAAERARTYPVRHSFLTIGRPVPEPLLVLQGWAARVRVLPDGRRQFMSFYLPGEVIGTTRHATPIASATVVSLTECTVCTAPTATPGSSLEQAYAIGEALDEAYLLGHVVQLGRLNAQERIGDFLLEIYERLSLAGLTVGGSFEMPLTQEMLADALGLTPVHVNRMIQQARRDGELMWKSGRVLLRDPERTARTIGRFSPQVTGPQTPLDARSAQYGD, from the coding sequence ATGACCCCTGCTATCGCCGCTTCGGCCGCTTCGCCCGAGACCGTGGCCACCGCCGCGATCCGCCGATTGTCGGCGCTGTCGCCGCTCGATACGGGGGACATGGCAGTGCTGGACCGGGCCGCCGAAAGGGCGCGGACCTATCCGGTGCGGCACAGCTTCCTGACCATCGGTCGCCCCGTCCCGGAGCCGTTGCTGGTCCTGCAGGGCTGGGCGGCGCGCGTCCGCGTCCTGCCCGATGGACGGCGGCAGTTCATGAGCTTCTATCTGCCCGGGGAGGTGATCGGGACGACGCGCCATGCCACGCCGATCGCCTCGGCCACGGTGGTTTCGCTGACCGAGTGCACCGTCTGCACCGCGCCCACCGCCACGCCGGGCTCCTCGCTGGAACAGGCCTATGCGATCGGCGAGGCGCTGGACGAGGCCTATCTGCTGGGTCATGTGGTCCAACTCGGGCGGCTCAATGCGCAGGAGCGGATCGGCGACTTCCTGCTGGAAATCTATGAGCGACTGTCGCTCGCCGGCCTGACCGTGGGCGGCAGTTTCGAGATGCCGCTGACCCAGGAAATGCTGGCCGACGCGCTGGGCCTGACCCCGGTCCACGTCAACCGGATGATCCAGCAGGCGCGGCGCGACGGCGAGTTGATGTGGAAGTCGGGTCGCGTCCTGCTACGCGATCCCGAACGCACCGCGCGGACCATCGGTCGCTTCAGCCCGCAAGTCACCGGCCCGCAGACCCCGCTCGATGCGCGTTCCGCGCAATATGGCGACTGA
- a CDS encoding DUF1501 domain-containing protein — protein MRNPHIHRRDLLMGAAAMAPMVMAGRAFAAPQAGSRLLVVFLRGAYDAVNIVVPSTSDFYRQSRPTIALPRPDPANPDAPLPLDADWALHPALKDSILPLWQAKQIAFVPFAGTDDMSRSHFETQDTIELGQPVGGHRDYGSGFMARLADILGTGEKPIAFTDQLPLCFRGGDDPIPNLALANVGKPIDQRQATLIQSMYAGHPDLARSVSEGFTVRDTVYKTLDQEMKAASRGAVSAKGFALSAQRIGTLMRDRFNLAFVDVGGWDTHVNQGGATGYLADRIGDLGRGLAGFAQAIGPEAWRSTTVVVVSEFGRTFRENGDRGTDHGHGSIYWVMGGGVSGGRMAGEQVPLSAATLNQNRDLPVLTDYRALIGGLVGRQFGLSASRLAPLFPDSRTTDLRLI, from the coding sequence ATGAGGAATCCCCATATTCACCGCCGCGACCTGTTGATGGGCGCCGCCGCCATGGCGCCGATGGTGATGGCGGGCCGCGCCTTCGCCGCACCGCAGGCGGGCAGCCGGTTGCTGGTCGTCTTCCTGCGCGGGGCCTATGACGCGGTGAACATCGTGGTGCCCAGCACCAGCGACTTCTACCGCCAGTCACGCCCGACCATCGCGCTGCCCCGGCCCGATCCGGCCAACCCCGATGCCCCGCTGCCGCTCGACGCCGATTGGGCGCTGCATCCGGCGCTGAAGGATTCGATCCTGCCCCTCTGGCAGGCGAAGCAGATCGCCTTCGTCCCCTTCGCAGGGACCGACGATATGAGCCGCAGCCATTTCGAGACGCAGGACACGATCGAGCTGGGCCAGCCGGTCGGCGGGCACCGCGATTACGGCTCGGGTTTCATGGCGCGGCTCGCCGACATATTGGGCACGGGCGAGAAGCCGATCGCCTTCACCGACCAACTGCCTTTGTGCTTCCGGGGCGGCGACGATCCCATCCCCAATCTCGCGCTCGCCAATGTCGGCAAGCCGATCGATCAGCGCCAGGCCACGCTGATCCAGAGCATGTATGCCGGGCATCCCGACCTCGCCCGTTCGGTCAGCGAGGGCTTCACCGTGCGCGACACCGTCTACAAGACGCTGGATCAGGAGATGAAGGCCGCCAGCCGGGGTGCCGTCTCTGCCAAGGGATTCGCGCTGTCGGCGCAGCGGATCGGCACGTTGATGCGCGACCGGTTCAACCTGGCCTTTGTCGATGTCGGCGGCTGGGACACCCATGTGAACCAGGGCGGCGCGACCGGTTATCTGGCCGACCGGATCGGCGATCTGGGGCGCGGGCTGGCCGGGTTCGCCCAGGCGATCGGGCCGGAGGCGTGGCGCAGCACCACCGTCGTCGTCGTGTCGGAGTTCGGCCGCACCTTCCGCGAAAATGGCGACCGGGGGACCGATCACGGCCATGGCAGCATCTATTGGGTGATGGGCGGCGGCGTGTCGGGCGGGCGGATGGCGGGGGAGCAGGTCCCCCTGTCCGCCGCCACGCTCAACCAGAATCGCGACCTGCCCGTGCTGACCGATTACCGCGCGCTGATCGGCGGGCTGGTCGGGCGGCAGTTCGGCCTGTCAGCCAGCCGCCTGGCGCCGCTGTTCCCCGACAGCCGCACGACCGATCTGCGCCTGATCTGA
- a CDS encoding DUF1800 domain-containing protein, producing MARIACLGMMVPALLAAAPASAADAARDAAWAERLGWGPSAAADGGPAPGSDAWLRHQLSDPPAPLPPAAQAQIDAMRISRERVAALVVETDAMQRDLKAITDPDQRKAARQAYQKTLNGLADEARQRFVLRALYSPDQLRERMTWFWFNHFNVQAGKRDIRAMVGDYEETIRAHALGRYRDLLEATLRHPAMLRYLDNDQNAKGKINENYAREIMELHSMGVGSGYSQQDVQELARILTGVGVDQKPDAPKLKPELQPLYQRAGLFEFNPARHDFGTKHFLGHEIKGSGFAEVEQALDLIADSPATAHHVSLRIATYFMGDTPPPALVDRMAAKFRQSHGDIAQVLRTMIRSREFGGAATGGFKEPVGYTLSAVRLAYGGRDVTNAKPIINWMRQMGEGLYDHETPDGYDLSSAAWSGPGQMATRFDIARQIGGGAARLFQSPDAAPDAPPPPSPPPLLKDSPVIAARMATLGKPTLAALGQARSPAEWNSLYFSSPEFMHR from the coding sequence ATGGCGCGGATCGCTTGTCTGGGAATGATGGTTCCGGCGCTGTTGGCGGCGGCGCCTGCCTCTGCCGCCGATGCAGCGCGCGACGCCGCCTGGGCCGAGCGGCTCGGCTGGGGGCCGTCGGCGGCAGCCGATGGCGGCCCCGCACCGGGCAGCGACGCCTGGCTGCGCCACCAGTTGAGCGACCCGCCCGCCCCCCTGCCCCCGGCAGCGCAGGCTCAGATCGACGCGATGCGCATCTCGCGCGAACGGGTCGCCGCCTTGGTCGTCGAGACCGACGCCATGCAGCGCGACCTGAAGGCGATCACCGATCCCGATCAGCGCAAGGCCGCGCGTCAGGCCTATCAGAAGACGCTCAACGGCCTGGCCGACGAGGCGCGGCAGCGTTTCGTGCTGCGCGCGCTCTATTCGCCCGACCAGTTGCGCGAGCGGATGACCTGGTTCTGGTTCAACCATTTCAACGTCCAGGCGGGCAAGCGCGACATTCGCGCGATGGTCGGGGACTATGAAGAGACGATCCGCGCCCATGCGCTGGGCCGCTATCGCGATCTGCTGGAGGCGACGCTGCGCCACCCGGCGATGCTGCGCTATCTGGACAATGACCAGAACGCCAAAGGCAAGATCAACGAGAATTACGCGCGCGAGATCATGGAGCTGCACTCCATGGGCGTCGGCTCGGGATACAGCCAGCAGGACGTGCAGGAGCTGGCGCGCATCCTGACCGGCGTCGGCGTCGACCAGAAACCCGATGCGCCGAAGCTGAAACCCGAGCTTCAGCCGCTCTACCAGCGCGCCGGACTCTTCGAGTTCAATCCGGCCCGCCACGATTTCGGCACCAAGCATTTCCTGGGCCACGAGATCAAGGGATCGGGCTTTGCCGAGGTCGAGCAGGCGCTGGACCTGATCGCCGACAGCCCGGCGACCGCGCATCATGTGTCGCTGCGGATCGCGACCTATTTCATGGGCGACACGCCGCCCCCCGCGCTGGTCGATCGGATGGCGGCGAAATTCCGCCAGAGCCATGGCGACATCGCCCAGGTCCTGCGCACCATGATCCGCTCGCGCGAATTCGGCGGCGCGGCCACCGGCGGGTTCAAGGAGCCGGTCGGCTATACCCTGTCGGCGGTGCGGCTGGCCTATGGCGGCCGGGACGTCACCAATGCCAAGCCAATCATCAACTGGATGCGCCAGATGGGCGAAGGGCTGTACGACCATGAGACGCCCGACGGTTATGACCTGTCCAGCGCGGCCTGGTCGGGGCCGGGACAGATGGCGACACGCTTCGATATCGCGCGGCAGATCGGCGGCGGCGCGGCGCGGCTGTTCCAGTCGCCCGACGCCGCACCCGATGCGCCGCCGCCGCCCTCCCCGCCGCCCCTGTTGAAGGACTCGCCCGTCATCGCCGCGCGCATGGCGACGCTGGGCAAGCCGACGCTCGCCGCGCTCGGCCAGGCGCGATCCCCGGCGGAGTGGAACAGCCTGTATTTCTCCTCGCCCGAATTCATGCACCGATAG
- a CDS encoding glutaminyl-peptide cyclotransferase, whose product MIRFVLPLALVLALPAAAQQAAPTPTPAPVEKPELIQAYPHDTTAFTEGLLIADGAMYESTGREGQSIIRQVDLATGKTLRQATVPDGLFGEGIVAWGPELRSVTWHGGRGFRWTRPALKRTGEWRYDGEGWAMTDDGHHIILSDGTPRLRFLDPRTMRVARTLDVTVNGRPLKYLNELEYIDGQIWANVWMTPYIVRIDPATGTVAGVVDLSDLVNRVALTDRDSVPNGIAYDRVKHRIYVTGKNWPELFEIRLPSAKPR is encoded by the coding sequence GTGATCCGGTTCGTCCTGCCGCTGGCGCTCGTCCTGGCCCTGCCCGCCGCGGCGCAGCAGGCGGCTCCTACGCCCACGCCCGCGCCGGTCGAGAAGCCCGAACTGATCCAGGCCTATCCGCACGATACCACCGCCTTTACCGAAGGGCTGCTGATCGCGGACGGCGCGATGTACGAAAGTACGGGGCGCGAGGGGCAGAGCATCATCCGCCAGGTCGATCTCGCCACCGGCAAGACACTCCGCCAGGCGACCGTGCCCGATGGGCTGTTCGGCGAGGGGATCGTCGCCTGGGGCCCCGAATTGCGCAGCGTCACCTGGCATGGCGGTCGCGGTTTTCGCTGGACCCGTCCCGCGCTGAAGCGCACCGGCGAATGGCGCTATGACGGCGAAGGCTGGGCGATGACCGATGACGGGCATCACATCATCCTGTCCGACGGCACGCCCCGGCTGCGTTTCCTTGACCCCAGGACGATGAGGGTCGCGCGGACGCTCGACGTGACGGTCAATGGGCGGCCGCTGAAATATCTCAACGAGCTGGAATATATCGACGGGCAGATCTGGGCCAATGTCTGGATGACGCCCTATATCGTCCGGATCGATCCGGCGACCGGCACGGTGGCGGGTGTGGTCGATCTCAGCGACCTGGTGAACCGGGTCGCCCTGACCGACCGGGATTCGGTGCCCAACGGCATCGCCTATGACCGGGTGAAGCATCGTATCTATGTGACAGGCAAGAACTGGCCGGAATTGTTCGAGATCCGCCTCCCCTCCGCCAAGCCGCGCTGA
- a CDS encoding TonB-dependent receptor, which produces MLTFRSLLKASASLILATGPLVAHAQDTTAESSDGQNDEIVVNGTYARSLAAGIETKRRAAYGVDSISSTDIGKFPTQNVAEALQLVPGVAITRPRGEGLYVSVRGLGPQFQNTLMNGRTVALNDLIENGGAAGRQFRFEMLPAEFTSSIDVVKTPTADMSEGALGGNIDVKTFHPLEVGNKTTVNIRGTYTTQTKDVRPNVTVLTSAKNDSGTFGILAGAQYWGKAVRNDRFMNFGWLLNRYTSPQAGGAPTGLYSPTRTRPTVETEDRKRISGIVSAQWAPTPELQTTLDVIATRLDVAYDEFGLDIYPDDGGTAGGPPAQIQPGYTVVGDTITKATINNVRFMGTREYSLNRHDLLTIGLKQAWNPDRWHVTANVNWSAAHSYHPDYRTGTVRSRAYFIAPLTYDASAGYQSIPTFTTPVDVTNPANYKLFQFNIAPKDSKDWDVYSRADVARDFDGFLSKLAAGGEYHWRKRDYFRRDYLIDTATNQPLTNFGAGAYQQLPYDDFLSGVSGNAFRNWLVPVTAAYVGNFFTPAIQAQPITNGDRRSSFVVTEKIAAAYLRADYQFDAGQVPVTGNLGVRYVHTDQVASGTLTSGSVATPVSYPKTFNNVLPSFNLRADLTPKLVGRLAASRVLTRPNVTDTAPRITVSTDAPTASGGNPQLVPFLATQFDGSLEWYFAPSGMLSGAVFYKAMDDYITQSNTEINIPGRGIVRLSSSVNGGNAKVYGAEAAYSQVFTFLPQPFDGFGVQGSYTHTEVKADYTAGSRTIKDQLIGLSKNSFNLVGFYDKGPLSARLSYVWRDKYLSGTGSTVQAPTYVAAFGSLDGQLSVRAAENLTLSLEGINLASAHQDTYNDSKQRFGEINYYGRTILFGVRAEF; this is translated from the coding sequence ATGCTTACGTTCCGCAGCCTGTTGAAGGCATCGGCCTCGCTCATTCTGGCGACCGGCCCGCTGGTCGCCCATGCGCAGGACACCACCGCCGAGAGCAGCGACGGGCAGAATGACGAAATCGTCGTCAACGGCACCTATGCGCGCAGCCTGGCGGCCGGCATCGAGACCAAGCGCCGCGCCGCCTACGGCGTAGACTCGATCAGTTCGACCGATATCGGCAAATTCCCGACCCAAAATGTCGCCGAGGCGCTTCAACTCGTTCCCGGCGTGGCGATCACCCGCCCGCGCGGCGAAGGCCTCTATGTCAGCGTTCGTGGCCTGGGGCCGCAATTCCAGAACACGTTGATGAACGGTCGCACCGTCGCGCTCAACGACCTGATCGAGAATGGCGGCGCGGCGGGGCGTCAGTTCCGCTTCGAGATGCTGCCCGCCGAATTCACCTCCAGCATCGATGTGGTGAAGACTCCGACCGCCGATATGAGCGAGGGCGCGCTGGGCGGCAACATCGACGTCAAGACCTTCCACCCACTGGAGGTCGGCAACAAGACGACCGTCAACATCCGCGGCACCTATACGACGCAGACCAAGGATGTGCGGCCCAACGTCACCGTGCTGACCAGCGCGAAGAATGACAGCGGCACCTTCGGCATCCTGGCGGGCGCGCAATATTGGGGCAAGGCGGTCCGCAACGACCGGTTCATGAATTTCGGCTGGCTGCTCAACCGCTACACCTCGCCACAGGCGGGCGGCGCGCCCACCGGTCTCTACTCGCCGACCCGCACCCGCCCCACCGTCGAGACCGAGGATCGCAAGCGCATCTCCGGCATCGTCTCGGCACAATGGGCCCCGACCCCGGAATTGCAGACGACGCTGGACGTGATCGCGACCCGGCTGGATGTCGCCTATGACGAGTTCGGCCTCGATATCTATCCCGATGACGGCGGCACGGCGGGCGGTCCCCCGGCGCAGATCCAGCCGGGCTATACGGTCGTGGGCGACACCATCACCAAGGCGACGATCAACAATGTCCGCTTCATGGGCACGCGCGAATACAGCCTCAACCGCCACGACCTGCTGACCATCGGGCTGAAACAGGCCTGGAACCCCGATCGCTGGCATGTCACCGCCAATGTCAACTGGTCGGCGGCGCACAGCTATCACCCCGATTACCGCACCGGCACCGTGCGCAGCCGTGCGTATTTCATCGCGCCGCTGACCTATGACGCGTCGGCGGGCTATCAGTCGATCCCGACCTTCACCACGCCTGTCGACGTCACCAACCCGGCCAATTACAAGCTGTTCCAATTCAATATCGCGCCGAAGGACAGCAAGGACTGGGACGTCTATTCGCGGGCGGACGTGGCCCGTGATTTCGACGGTTTCCTGTCGAAGCTGGCGGCGGGCGGCGAATATCACTGGCGCAAGCGCGACTATTTCCGCCGCGATTACCTGATCGACACGGCGACCAACCAGCCGCTGACCAATTTCGGCGCGGGCGCGTATCAGCAGCTTCCCTATGACGATTTCCTGTCGGGCGTGTCGGGCAATGCCTTCCGCAACTGGCTGGTGCCGGTGACGGCGGCCTATGTCGGCAATTTCTTCACCCCCGCCATCCAGGCCCAGCCGATCACCAATGGCGATCGCCGTTCGTCCTTCGTGGTGACGGAGAAGATCGCCGCGGCGTACTTGCGCGCCGATTACCAGTTCGATGCGGGGCAGGTGCCCGTCACCGGCAATCTGGGCGTCCGCTATGTCCATACCGATCAGGTGGCGAGCGGCACACTGACCAGCGGCAGCGTCGCCACCCCGGTCAGCTACCCCAAGACGTTCAACAACGTCCTGCCCAGCTTCAACCTGCGCGCCGACCTGACGCCCAAGCTGGTCGGTCGTCTGGCCGCCAGCCGGGTGCTGACCCGCCCCAACGTCACCGACACCGCGCCGCGCATCACCGTGTCGACCGACGCGCCGACCGCCAGCGGCGGCAACCCGCAGCTCGTGCCCTTCCTCGCGACGCAATTCGACGGATCGCTGGAATGGTATTTCGCCCCCTCGGGGATGCTGTCGGGCGCGGTCTTCTACAAGGCGATGGACGACTACATCACCCAGTCGAACACCGAGATCAACATTCCGGGTCGCGGCATCGTACGCCTGTCCAGCTCGGTCAATGGCGGCAATGCCAAGGTCTATGGCGCGGAGGCGGCCTATAGCCAGGTCTTCACCTTCCTGCCCCAGCCCTTCGACGGCTTCGGCGTGCAGGGCAGCTACACCCATACCGAGGTGAAGGCCGATTACACGGCCGGTTCGCGGACCATCAAGGACCAGTTGATCGGCCTGTCGAAGAACAGCTTCAACCTGGTCGGCTTCTACGACAAGGGGCCGCTGTCGGCGCGTCTCTCCTATGTCTGGCGCGACAAATATCTGTCGGGCACGGGCAGCACGGTGCAGGCGCCCACCTATGTCGCGGCCTTCGGTTCGCTCGACGGGCAATTGTCGGTGCGCGCTGCGGAAAACCTGACGCTCAGCCTGGAGGGCATCAACCTCGCCAGTGCGCATCAGGACACCTATAACGACAGCAAGCAGCGCTTCGGCGAGATCAACTATTATGGCCGGACGATCCTGTTCGGCGTGCGGGCGGAGTTCTGA
- a CDS encoding response regulator translates to MSQPSPLADKRILVVEDEYFIARDLERALRAADAIVVGPVATLEQGLDLAENQALDAAVLDVNLSGERAFEIADRLSARDVPWTFLTGYDEWALPAPYRSASIVAKPFQADRVVRAIGALMPDKGCA, encoded by the coding sequence ATGAGTCAGCCATCACCGCTCGCCGACAAGCGGATTCTTGTGGTCGAGGACGAATATTTCATCGCCCGCGACCTGGAACGGGCCCTGCGCGCCGCCGATGCGATCGTGGTCGGTCCGGTGGCGACCCTCGAACAAGGTCTGGACCTGGCCGAGAACCAGGCGCTCGACGCCGCTGTGCTGGACGTCAACCTGTCGGGCGAGCGCGCCTTCGAGATCGCCGATCGCCTGTCCGCGCGCGACGTGCCCTGGACCTTCCTGACCGGCTATGACGAATGGGCGTTGCCGGCCCCCTATCGCTCCGCCTCGATCGTCGCCAAGCCGTTTCAGGCCGACCGAGTCGTTCGCGCGATCGGGGCGCTGATGCCCGACAAAGGATGCGCATGA
- a CDS encoding phosphatidylinositol-specific phospholipase C1-like protein — protein sequence MKVFLTLAAVLATAAAPVPQQPLRMNDIQVVGSHNSYKKRIAPAVFAELERRDPKLAAALDYDHLTLAQQLDRGVRQLEIDIFADPEGGRFAHPKGEAMARAAGEQTGFDMPAMMKPGFKVFHIPEVDYRSCGTFKQCIGQIDAWSRGHPRHLPIMVTINAADRPLHKPGVTDPLPLTAPLLDALDAEIRSVLKPDRIITPDDVRGNAATLREAVTSNGWPTLESARGKIWFVLDTPSDVSDLYRAGHPSLKGRAIFGWYDTDQPEASVEIVGDPRTDGAKIGEWVKQGFIVRTRSDADTKEARENDHARAKAAIDSGAQAVSTDYYPGAPTRSWSKGFNVTLPGGVMERCNPVTRAVGCELPE from the coding sequence ATGAAGGTCTTCCTCACCCTGGCGGCGGTCCTTGCGACCGCCGCCGCACCCGTGCCGCAACAGCCGCTCCGGATGAACGACATTCAGGTCGTCGGCTCGCACAACAGCTACAAGAAGCGGATCGCGCCCGCCGTCTTCGCCGAGCTGGAGCGCCGGGATCCCAAACTCGCCGCCGCGCTGGATTACGATCATCTGACGCTGGCGCAGCAGCTCGACCGGGGCGTGCGCCAGTTGGAGATCGACATCTTCGCCGACCCTGAGGGCGGTCGCTTCGCGCATCCCAAGGGTGAGGCGATGGCGCGTGCGGCGGGCGAGCAGACCGGCTTCGACATGCCTGCGATGATGAAGCCGGGCTTCAAGGTCTTCCATATCCCGGAGGTCGATTACCGCTCCTGCGGCACCTTCAAACAGTGCATCGGCCAGATCGACGCCTGGTCGCGCGGGCATCCGCGCCACCTGCCGATCATGGTGACGATCAACGCCGCCGACCGGCCGCTCCACAAGCCCGGCGTCACCGATCCCCTGCCCCTGACCGCGCCGCTGCTCGACGCGTTGGATGCGGAGATTCGCAGCGTTCTGAAGCCGGACAGGATCATCACGCCCGATGACGTGCGCGGCAACGCGGCGACGCTCCGCGAGGCGGTGACCAGCAACGGCTGGCCGACGCTAGAGAGCGCGCGCGGGAAAATCTGGTTCGTGCTGGATACGCCCAGCGACGTGTCCGACCTGTACCGCGCCGGTCACCCCTCGCTGAAGGGGCGGGCCATTTTCGGCTGGTACGACACCGACCAGCCCGAGGCCTCGGTCGAGATCGTCGGCGATCCGCGCACCGACGGCGCAAAGATCGGCGAATGGGTGAAACAGGGCTTCATCGTCCGCACCCGCAGCGACGCCGACACGAAGGAAGCGCGCGAGAACGACCATGCCCGCGCAAAAGCCGCCATCGACAGCGGCGCGCAGGCGGTGTCGACCGACTATTACCCCGGCGCGCCGACGCGGAGCTGGAGCAAGGGCTTCAACGTGACCCTGCCGGGCGGGGTGATGGAGCGGTGCAATCCCGTGACGCGAGCCGTTGGGTGCGAGTTGCCGGAATAA